The Bacteroidota bacterium DNA segment CGCAACTTGGAATGGAAGTGAAATAAAAATTTATGTTAATGGTAGTCTTGATAATTCAGCTACTTGTAGTGCTTATCCAAGAATAACTACAGCAGGAGTGAATGTTGGTGCAAAGTTTACATCCAATTATAATCAAACTTATAAGAATTATGCTTTTAATGGAAAAATCGATGAGGTTAGAATTTGGAATATAGAATTGAACCAAATTGAAATTCAGACAAGAATGTATGAATCAATTACATCAGCTACAGAAAGTCAACATCAAACAGAAGGTGGTACAAATCATTGGATTAATCTTGTTGGGTATTGGGGTTTTGAAACAGGGAATAATACAACTGTAGTAGATAATTCAAGTAATTCAAATAATGGAATTTTTATTGTTGCTCCTTTAACAAATAATTTGCCTGAATGGAGTTACCCCGGTTTTCCAATGGCAAAGTGGATAGGAAGCACAAGTAATAATTGGAATACAAGTTCTAACTGGAGTACAGGAATTGTTCCTGACGAAAATTATAATGCTGTTATTGGATGTGATAATAGAGCAGATGTAAATGATAATAAATCATGTCATAATTTAGTGATTTTACCGTCAGCTTCACTTACAATTTCATTAACAAAAACATTAACTGTTAATGGTGATTTGACAATTAAAACTAGTGATACTATGGTTGGGTCATTAATAAATTATGGAGATATTGTAATTGTGGGAACTTCAACTTTTGAAAGATTTATTGAAAGAGATGGGTGGCATTATATTTCTTCGCCTATTAGCAATGGTTCAACAAATTTATTGTGGGGTGCTGCTGTTTATTCTTACAGTGAATCTTACGATAGATGGGAAAGTCATGGTTCTGGAGAATCATTAACACCAATGAAAGGTTTTGATGTGTATTATAGATATGATCAAATTATTAAATTTAGAGGTACTCTTAATAAATCAAATTACACAACAACTGTTGCAAATTATAAAACAGGATGGAATTTTGTAGGGAATCCTTATCCGTCAACAATTGATTGGGATGCAACCTCAGGATGGATAAAAACTTATATTGAAAACTCAATTTATTTTTGGGATGCTGATTTAGAAACTTATGTTGCTTATGTTGGTGGCTCAGGTATAAATGGTGGTTCAAGATACATTCCTCCAACTCAAGCATTTTGGGTAAAATGTAACAGTCCTTACGGAACAGGTACTTTGGGAATGACCCCTGCGATTAGAGTACATGATAATTATTCCAAATTTAGAACTGAAAAAGTTAATAATGAATTGAAAATAAAATTATCAGGAAATAATTATTCTGATGAAACTGTAATTAGATTTAACGAAAATGCCAGCGAAGATTTTGATAATAATTTTGATGCTGAAAAAATGTTTAGCAGTAATGTTAGTGTACCTCAAATTTATTCTACTTTTTCATCAGAAGAAATTTATTCAATAAATACTTTACAGAATTTAAATAATGATGTTTCTGTTCCATTATTAGTAAAAATTGGTGTAGCAGGAAAGTATAAGTTCACATTTTTAGCAAATGAATTTAATGAAGGGGTAAATATTTTTATAGAAGATAAATATGAGAATAGAATTCATAATTTGAATTCCGGAACTTATATTTTTAATTCAATATCAGGTACTTTTGAAGATAGATTTGTGATTCATTTTTTGAAATCACAAATAATAGCTGATAACAATACTAATA contains these protein-coding regions:
- a CDS encoding LamG-like jellyroll fold domain-containing protein, with translation MKHLIKTIRNARLFLTISILLISNVVIAQSEYSIDFAHNNGYIHINDNSVLDINSAGTIESWIEISAFPSSGQVSAAIIHKGDLTNENDKAYSLLIYSDNKIGLSFFDASSIEHSIKTTSTFTVGYCGHISATWNGSEIKIYVNGSLDNSATCSAYPRITTAGVNVGAKFTSNYNQTYKNYAFNGKIDEVRIWNIELNQIEIQTRMYESITSATESQHQTEGGTNHWINLVGYWGFETGNNTTVVDNSSNSNNGIFIVAPLTNNLPEWSYPGFPMAKWIGSTSNNWNTSSNWSTGIVPDENYNAVIGCDNRADVNDNKSCHNLVILPSASLTISLTKTLTVNGDLTIKTSDTMVGSLINYGDIVIVGTSTFERFIERDGWHYISSPISNGSTNLLWGAAVYSYSESYDRWESHGSGESLTPMKGFDVYYRYDQIIKFRGTLNKSNYTTTVANYKTGWNFVGNPYPSTIDWDATSGWIKTYIENSIYFWDADLETYVAYVGGSGINGGSRYIPPTQAFWVKCNSPYGTGTLGMTPAIRVHDNYSKFRTEKVNNELKIKLSGNNYSDETVIRFNENASEDFDNNFDAEKMFSSNVSVPQIYSTFSSEEIYSINTLQNLNNDVSVPLLVKIGVAGKYKFTFLANEFNEGVNIFIEDKYENRIHNLNSGTYIFNSISGTFEDRFVIHFLKSQIIADNNTNKSNSIEEDNSFSPIIYSFEKNIYIDMSTTELSEAQLCVYNTLGQKIISEEINGHQMSKISIEDAVGYYIVKLITEEKTYSEKIYLTK